The following coding sequences are from one Halomonas sp. HAL1 window:
- the ybgF gene encoding tol-pal system protein YbgF: MNHSLKRYVERLCGAGALALPLSVLPLMAVAQQPLVQDLSNSDASSSSFYQQTQRQEASSGNLVLFNQVQEHQQEIQQLRGQIEELRHQLEQLRRQSQQQYLDIEDRLMSSGPTQIEQSTPAVEPEAAEEVVNAPSTRNVSEDAQADYQAAFAHVQARRFEEAIAAFETFVNDHPDTSLTANGHYWLGELYSAEGELDAADQAFSRVIDEYSGSSKVPDAIYKLGLVKARQGEAERSRELLERVRDDYPQSSAAGLASDFLRQSAS, translated from the coding sequence ATGAATCACAGTCTCAAGCGTTACGTTGAGAGGCTGTGCGGTGCGGGAGCCTTAGCGCTCCCGCTGTCCGTATTGCCTTTAATGGCCGTCGCTCAACAGCCGCTCGTCCAAGATCTTTCTAACTCTGACGCTTCCAGCAGCAGCTTCTATCAGCAGACGCAGCGTCAGGAAGCCTCCAGCGGTAATTTGGTGTTATTTAACCAGGTGCAGGAGCATCAGCAGGAAATCCAGCAACTGCGCGGTCAGATTGAAGAGTTGCGTCACCAGTTAGAGCAGCTACGTCGTCAATCACAGCAGCAGTATCTCGATATTGAAGACAGGCTAATGAGCAGTGGGCCAACGCAGATTGAGCAATCAACCCCAGCGGTTGAGCCTGAAGCTGCCGAGGAAGTGGTTAACGCCCCCTCTACTCGCAATGTCAGTGAGGATGCGCAAGCCGATTACCAGGCGGCCTTTGCACATGTTCAAGCACGCCGTTTTGAGGAAGCTATCGCGGCGTTTGAAACCTTTGTCAATGATCATCCTGATACCAGTTTAACGGCCAATGGCCACTATTGGCTGGGTGAGTTGTATTCAGCTGAAGGTGAATTGGACGCTGCTGACCAGGCGTTTAGCCGCGTCATTGACGAGTATAGCGGTAGCAGCAAAGTACCTGATGCGATCTATAAGTTAGGTTTAGTAAAAGCGCGTCAAGGCGAAGCGGAACGTAGCCGTGAGCTACTTGAGCGAGTGCGTGACGACTACCCGCAAAGCAGTGCCGCGGGCCTTGCCAGTGACTTTTTACGCCAGTCAGCAAGTTAA
- a CDS encoding YciK family oxidoreductase — MSCKIDYQPAPNLLENRIVLVTGAGDGIGRAAALSYAQHGATVILLGRTIAKLERVYDEIEAAGGPQPAIFPLNFEGATLKDFHDMAETLDQEFGRLDGLLHNAGLLGRITPFEQYNPELWQQVMQVNINGPIWMTQALLPLLQQSEDASVIFTSSSVGRKGRAYWGAYSVSKFATEGFVDVLADELNNQAHIRVNSLNPGATRTQMRRTAFPGEDPFTLRTPEEIMPTYLWLMGPDSAGTSGQKLDAQPPRT; from the coding sequence ATGAGCTGCAAGATCGACTATCAACCAGCGCCCAACCTATTGGAAAATCGCATCGTGTTGGTAACCGGCGCAGGAGACGGGATTGGCCGTGCGGCAGCATTAAGCTATGCCCAGCATGGGGCCACCGTGATTCTATTGGGGCGCACCATTGCCAAATTAGAGCGTGTTTACGACGAAATAGAAGCGGCAGGCGGGCCTCAGCCTGCGATTTTCCCACTCAATTTTGAAGGCGCTACGCTCAAAGATTTTCATGATATGGCCGAAACGCTGGATCAGGAGTTTGGCCGCTTAGATGGCCTGTTACATAACGCTGGGCTATTAGGTCGCATTACGCCATTTGAGCAATATAACCCTGAGCTATGGCAGCAGGTGATGCAGGTCAATATCAATGGGCCTATCTGGATGACCCAAGCGTTATTGCCACTACTACAACAGTCTGAAGATGCCTCGGTAATCTTCACTTCCTCTAGCGTTGGTCGTAAAGGGCGAGCCTACTGGGGGGCTTATTCCGTCTCTAAATTTGCCACTGAAGGCTTTGTCGACGTATTGGCTGATGAGCTGAATAATCAGGCACATATTCGGGTGAATTCACTTAACCCAGGCGCCACACGCACCCAAATGCGGCGTACGGCGTTTCCCGGTGAAGACCCCTTCACACTACGTACGCCGGAAGAGATTATGCCGACCTACCTGTGGCTAATGGGGCCAGACAGCGCAGGCACCAGCGGGCAAAAGCTAGATGCCCAACCTCCCCGCACATAA
- a CDS encoding HAD-IA family hydrolase — MSMQAPQAILFDLDGTLVDTAPDLAEATNALRAHHGLAPLPFEVIRRQVSNGGSALVTLALGLEASADGHTQARQFLLDAYEQAVAVHSRVFSPLDVWLQEWHGDQRPWGIVTNKPRRYTLPLLEALLLQPGALLCADDLSVKKPAPEPLWEAARRLGVDPKHCWYIGDHVRDMEAAVAAGMTAVAVGYGYISEEDDYQQWPADIWFEECAALVDALGEFKL; from the coding sequence ATGTCGATGCAAGCGCCTCAAGCAATACTGTTCGACCTGGACGGAACGTTGGTAGATACGGCCCCCGATTTGGCAGAAGCGACCAATGCGCTGCGTGCTCACCATGGGTTAGCGCCGCTACCCTTTGAGGTAATTCGCCGCCAAGTATCTAATGGCGGCAGTGCGCTGGTTACACTAGCGCTGGGCTTAGAGGCCTCTGCTGATGGACACACTCAAGCACGCCAGTTTCTGCTTGATGCTTATGAGCAAGCCGTAGCGGTACACAGCCGGGTTTTCTCGCCGCTGGATGTGTGGCTACAAGAGTGGCATGGCGATCAGCGGCCGTGGGGGATTGTCACCAATAAACCGCGCCGCTATACCTTGCCGCTACTAGAAGCTCTGCTGCTGCAGCCTGGCGCATTGCTATGTGCGGATGATCTCAGCGTTAAAAAGCCAGCGCCTGAACCGCTTTGGGAAGCTGCCCGCCGGCTTGGCGTTGACCCTAAACATTGCTGGTACATCGGTGACCATGTGCGTGATATGGAGGCCGCCGTCGCCGCCGGCATGACCGCCGTCGCGGTTGGCTATGGCTATATCAGCGAAGAGGATGACTACCAACAGTGGCCAGCTGACATTTGGTTTGAAGAGTGTGCAGCGCTGGTCGATGCCCTAGGCGAGTTCAAGCTCTAG
- the ubiG gene encoding bifunctional 2-polyprenyl-6-hydroxyphenol methylase/3-demethylubiquinol 3-O-methyltransferase UbiG, giving the protein MQATPQDSIAHHYQDNVDAAEVAKFEALASRWWDPQGEFKPLHDINPLRLDFIDARAGLAGKKVLDVGCGGGILSESMAHRGATVTGIDLGEAPLAVARLHAEERGVKVDYQHISVEAMAVQKPGFYDVVTCMEMLEHVPDPASVIRACSALVRPGGYVFFSTLNRTAKSYAFAILGAEYVLKLLPRGTHNYAKFIRPSEMAAWSRHSGLEVREQTGLTYNPLTRHYRLVSHDVSVNYMMYCRKVSD; this is encoded by the coding sequence ATGCAAGCGACACCACAGGATAGCATTGCTCATCACTATCAAGACAATGTCGATGCAGCAGAAGTCGCCAAATTTGAGGCTCTTGCTAGCCGCTGGTGGGATCCGCAGGGTGAATTCAAACCCCTTCATGATATTAATCCCTTACGTCTTGACTTTATTGATGCGCGTGCGGGGTTGGCGGGTAAAAAAGTGCTCGATGTAGGGTGCGGCGGCGGTATTTTAAGCGAATCAATGGCCCACCGTGGTGCTACGGTGACGGGCATTGATCTCGGTGAAGCGCCGTTAGCAGTGGCCCGATTGCACGCAGAAGAGCGTGGCGTAAAAGTTGATTACCAACATATCAGCGTGGAGGCCATGGCCGTTCAGAAGCCTGGTTTTTATGATGTGGTGACTTGCATGGAAATGCTGGAGCACGTACCGGACCCTGCCTCCGTCATTCGTGCTTGCAGCGCCCTCGTACGCCCGGGTGGTTATGTGTTTTTCTCTACGTTGAACCGGACTGCTAAGTCATACGCGTTCGCTATTTTAGGCGCCGAATATGTGCTTAAACTGCTGCCACGAGGCACGCATAATTATGCAAAATTTATTCGCCCTTCAGAAATGGCGGCTTGGTCTCGTCACAGCGGTTTAGAAGTGCGTGAACAGACGGGACTGACCTACAACCCGCTTACCCGCCACTACCGCTTGGTCAGCCATGATGTTTCGGTCAATTACATGATGTACTGCCGCAAGGTAAGCGATTAA
- the galU gene encoding UTP--glucose-1-phosphate uridylyltransferase GalU, with protein MIRKAVLPVAGFGTRCLPASKAIPKEMITIVDRPVIQYVVEEAIAAGIREIVLVTSSNKSAIENHFDTHAELEASLEKKGKHELLTMLRNLVPDDVSIISIRQGVPLGLGHAVLCARPILGDDEPFAVLLPDVLVDNSANSATDLAGMLAAYDQQQTAQLMVEEVAWEQVEKYGIVAPAGDVPAANESADLAGMVEKPKRDAAPSNLAVIGRYALPGHIFSILEKTPPGAGGEIQLTDALETLREQSGVQAYRMQGVTYDCGQPLGYLEATLAYARRHPEFGEAFQTLLSRYHQGE; from the coding sequence ATGATTCGTAAAGCCGTACTTCCTGTTGCTGGGTTTGGTACTCGCTGCTTGCCAGCGTCGAAGGCTATTCCCAAGGAGATGATTACGATTGTCGATAGGCCGGTGATCCAGTATGTCGTTGAAGAGGCAATTGCCGCTGGTATCCGGGAGATTGTGCTGGTCACCAGTAGCAATAAAAGCGCTATCGAAAACCACTTCGATACCCATGCTGAGCTGGAAGCTAGCTTGGAAAAAAAGGGAAAGCATGAGCTTCTGACAATGTTGCGCAATTTAGTGCCTGACGACGTCAGCATTATTAGCATTCGTCAGGGCGTGCCGTTAGGGCTAGGCCATGCAGTGCTCTGTGCCCGCCCCATCCTTGGCGACGATGAACCTTTTGCGGTGCTATTGCCCGATGTGTTGGTCGATAATAGTGCCAACTCAGCAACGGACTTGGCCGGTATGTTAGCGGCCTATGATCAGCAGCAAACGGCGCAATTGATGGTGGAAGAGGTCGCCTGGGAGCAGGTGGAAAAATATGGCATCGTGGCGCCAGCAGGGGATGTGCCCGCTGCAAACGAGTCAGCCGATTTAGCCGGCATGGTGGAAAAACCCAAGCGTGATGCTGCACCCTCGAATTTAGCGGTCATAGGCCGTTATGCGCTACCAGGCCATATTTTCTCCATATTAGAAAAAACACCGCCCGGTGCCGGTGGTGAAATTCAGTTGACCGATGCGCTGGAAACACTACGAGAACAGTCCGGCGTCCAGGCATATCGTATGCAAGGGGTTACCTACGACTGTGGGCAGCCCTTAGGTTACCTTGAAGCCACACTCGCCTACGCACGCCGTCATCCTGAGTTTGGAGAAGCTTTCCAAACCCTGCTGTCACGATACCACCAGGGAGAGTAA
- a CDS encoding nucleotide sugar dehydrogenase, translated as MRVLLYGSELSAATAAAALAWVGHQVQWLPHADAPWSVLSEVDWLRSEPHLMTHLEQGLAEGTLQLIGQIDDAAIPEVIWMALSPSQRSSASALLENPLLADQHDIVLVNNSTFPVGETERLHTLMGAQHSSVALPDTLEEGRAWDSFTRPTRRLLGCDDATGEQVTRELLRAFNRRSEVFQCMPRRAAELTKLAINGMLATRISYMNEIAGLADTLGVDVEHVRQGMGADSRIGFEYLYPGCGFGGPNFSRDLIRLADVQLQSGRYSALLEQVMDINEQKKETLFRKLWSHFSGEMAGKTVAIWGAAFKPGTARIDHAPVLTLLEALWAQGVKVQLHDPAAVPALHALVGEREDLRTFTHDPYQACEGADVLMLVTEWKTYWNPDWHRLGSLLNAKLVLDGRNIYDPEFVASCGLMYRGIGRRADPKTL; from the coding sequence ATGCGGGTGTTACTTTACGGCAGCGAATTAAGCGCAGCGACGGCAGCCGCTGCGCTGGCTTGGGTGGGGCATCAGGTTCAGTGGTTACCCCACGCTGATGCGCCTTGGTCAGTGCTTTCTGAGGTGGACTGGTTACGCAGTGAACCTCATTTAATGACCCATCTTGAACAGGGCTTAGCAGAGGGTACCCTGCAGCTCATTGGGCAAATAGATGATGCCGCCATCCCAGAGGTGATTTGGATGGCGTTATCACCCTCACAGCGCAGTTCGGCCAGCGCACTACTTGAAAACCCGTTATTAGCGGATCAGCACGATATTGTGCTGGTTAATAACTCGACGTTTCCGGTAGGCGAGACCGAACGCCTGCATACATTAATGGGTGCCCAGCACTCCAGTGTGGCACTGCCCGATACGTTAGAAGAAGGCCGTGCATGGGACTCTTTCACACGCCCAACCCGGCGCTTGCTAGGCTGCGATGATGCGACGGGTGAGCAAGTCACCAGAGAGCTGTTACGCGCCTTTAATCGGCGTAGCGAAGTGTTTCAATGTATGCCTCGCCGCGCTGCGGAGTTAACCAAGCTGGCCATTAACGGCATGTTGGCCACACGTATCAGTTATATGAATGAAATCGCCGGTTTGGCTGATACTCTAGGCGTGGATGTCGAACATGTCCGCCAGGGGATGGGAGCCGATTCGCGTATCGGGTTTGAGTACCTGTACCCTGGGTGCGGTTTTGGAGGCCCTAACTTCTCCCGCGATTTGATTCGCTTGGCCGATGTGCAACTGCAGAGTGGCCGATATTCAGCGCTGCTTGAGCAGGTAATGGATATTAACGAACAGAAAAAAGAAACGCTGTTCCGCAAGCTGTGGTCCCATTTTTCCGGCGAAATGGCCGGAAAAACCGTGGCGATTTGGGGAGCTGCGTTCAAGCCCGGCACTGCACGCATTGACCACGCGCCCGTATTAACACTGCTTGAAGCACTTTGGGCGCAGGGAGTTAAGGTTCAGCTACACGACCCTGCCGCCGTACCAGCTCTCCATGCCCTGGTAGGCGAACGCGAAGATTTACGCACCTTTACTCATGACCCCTACCAAGCCTGTGAGGGCGCCGATGTACTGATGTTGGTAACAGAATGGAAAACCTATTGGAACCCAGACTGGCATCGGCTGGGCTCGTTATTAAACGCTAAGCTCGTATTAGATGGACGCAATATTTACGATCCTGAATTTGTTGCCAGCTGTGGATTAATGTATCGCGGGATAGGCCGTCGTGCTGACCCGAAGACTCTCTGA